A single region of the Phycisphaerae bacterium genome encodes:
- the pgsA gene encoding CDP-diacylglycerol--glycerol-3-phosphate 3-phosphatidyltransferase yields MRMNLPNQITVGRFFLAVIVLILLASFSWDQRESQRWMIHAAFWLFIVAALSDILDGYLARRQNQVTAFGRILDPFADKMLVLGSYILLLGSGFRDASGAIVTGLSAWMVVIVVARELLVSGLRGFSEAKGKAFGANWWGKIKMLLQSICLGWILQSMSGLRDCGAFVSARPYAIYTMVLFTALSAVSYVLASREALMEQSRD; encoded by the coding sequence ATGAGGATGAATCTCCCCAACCAGATTACGGTCGGCCGATTCTTCCTGGCGGTGATCGTCCTCATTCTGCTCGCCTCGTTTTCATGGGACCAGCGCGAATCGCAGCGATGGATGATTCATGCCGCATTCTGGCTGTTCATCGTCGCGGCGCTGTCCGACATCCTCGACGGGTATCTCGCCCGCCGGCAAAACCAGGTCACGGCTTTTGGCCGAATTCTCGACCCCTTCGCCGACAAGATGCTGGTCCTTGGCTCGTACATTCTTCTTCTCGGCAGCGGTTTTCGAGACGCTTCCGGTGCCATCGTTACGGGCCTTTCCGCGTGGATGGTTGTGATTGTGGTGGCACGCGAGCTGCTCGTTTCAGGACTTCGCGGATTCAGCGAGGCCAAGGGCAAGGCGTTCGGCGCGAATTGGTGGGGCAAGATCAAAATGCTGCTACAGAGCATCTGTCTGGGTTGGATCCTGCAAAGCATGAGCGGCCTGCGCGATTGCGGAGCATTCGTCTCGGCCCGCCCCTATGCGATCTACACGATGGTACTCTTCACGGCGCTCAGTGCCGTCAGCTATGTCCTTGCTTCGCGCGAAGCCCTGATGGAGCAGTCGCGTGACTGA
- a CDS encoding undecaprenyl-diphosphate phosphatase translates to MTDLFKAVILGIIEGLTEFVPVSSTGHLVLAMPWLGIDENAPPWKAFLYFIQIGAILAVLIYFARPLVRELLSKPSRGWTSHMMTKIVIGVIPGGLAGVLLNDYMENLLEWEAPVAVALIVGGVAMWGIESRFRREEGPTVETMTIRQALYVGLAQCVAIVPGTSRSMATIMGGLIVGLPAATAAQFSFYLAIPILFGAGLLRVIKHPEAIVGNHLYVMLVGFFVSFVVAWFVVAGFMRYIQRRSLKPFAIYRILLGVAVLAVWLISG, encoded by the coding sequence GTGACTGACCTGTTCAAGGCCGTAATTCTCGGCATCATCGAGGGCTTGACCGAGTTCGTTCCAGTGTCAAGTACGGGACACCTCGTGCTTGCCATGCCCTGGCTGGGCATCGACGAAAACGCACCACCCTGGAAGGCGTTCCTGTATTTCATTCAAATTGGTGCGATCCTTGCCGTACTCATCTACTTCGCCAGGCCCCTCGTTCGCGAGCTGCTTTCAAAGCCGAGTCGCGGCTGGACGTCGCACATGATGACCAAGATTGTCATCGGCGTCATTCCCGGCGGTCTGGCGGGCGTGCTGCTGAATGACTACATGGAGAACCTTTTGGAGTGGGAGGCGCCGGTGGCGGTCGCGCTGATCGTCGGAGGCGTCGCGATGTGGGGCATCGAATCACGGTTCCGCCGGGAAGAGGGGCCGACCGTGGAAACAATGACAATTCGCCAGGCGCTGTACGTCGGCCTCGCCCAGTGCGTCGCGATTGTCCCCGGCACCAGCCGATCCATGGCCACGATCATGGGCGGCTTGATCGTCGGGCTTCCGGCCGCCACGGCGGCGCAGTTTTCTTTCTATCTCGCGATCCCGATACTATTCGGAGCCGGGCTGCTCCGCGTCATCAAGCATCCGGAGGCGATCGTCGGCAATCATTTATATGTGATGCTCGTCGGGTTCTTCGTTTCATTCGTCGTGGCGTGGTTCGTGGTGGCGGGTTTCATGCGGTATATCCAGCGACGGAGTCTGAAGCCGTTTGCGATTTATCGCATCCTGCTTGGAGTCGCGGTGCTGGCCGTGTGGCTGATCAGCGGCTGA